A portion of the Achromobacter sp. MFA1 R4 genome contains these proteins:
- a CDS encoding F0F1 ATP synthase subunit epsilon — protein MATLHVDVVSAEEAIFTGEAKFVVLPGESGELGILPGHTPLISRIRPGTVKIVRADQGEENIFVAGGILEVQPGSVTVLADTAIRAADLDEARALEARQKAELALANAKDKADIAVVEAELAMLAAQAIAARKLRQGGRSH, from the coding sequence ATGGCTACCCTGCATGTGGATGTGGTCAGCGCAGAGGAAGCGATCTTCACCGGCGAGGCGAAGTTCGTGGTTCTGCCTGGCGAGTCGGGTGAGCTGGGCATTCTGCCCGGTCACACCCCGCTGATCTCGCGCATACGCCCCGGAACGGTCAAGATCGTTCGTGCCGACCAAGGCGAGGAAAACATCTTCGTCGCCGGGGGTATCCTGGAAGTTCAGCCGGGCAGCGTGACGGTCCTGGCCGACACGGCTATCCGTGCCGCCGACCTCGACGAAGCCCGCGCCCTGGAAGCGCGCCAGAAGGCCGAACTGGCCCTGGCCAACGCCAAGGACAAGGCTGACATCGCTGTCGTCGAAGCCGAGCTCGCCATGCTGGCTGCGCAAGCCATCGCGGCGCGCAAGCTGCGCCAAGGCGGCCGCTCGCACTAA
- a CDS encoding helix-turn-helix domain-containing protein, with protein MRDVLDCGVLLAPGHEKTMGAWVTGHQAVLTRVRLHPVPLPSPPPDALARIALSLRRFDGCILPVAPCSLAWARMALQQARDALTTPILLLIHDVKAPAILDLLSLGAADFIGQPVCPESMRVRLARLARPGAARPGSVAGGVHERQVSYLGAPVEADRAMPALAPAHAMRAHRAAGAVPTPWAAAPHARPRMPADIVEQALNTMRHQYRRSAPETFRAAKAQVVNGFEREYIRHALSRHGGNVAQAARACAKHRRAFWALMRKHGIDAAPYRQAALAVGRVSMED; from the coding sequence ATGCGAGACGTGCTGGATTGCGGGGTGCTGCTGGCGCCCGGCCACGAAAAGACGATGGGCGCCTGGGTCACCGGCCATCAGGCGGTGCTGACGCGCGTGCGGCTGCATCCGGTGCCGTTGCCCTCGCCGCCGCCCGATGCGCTGGCCCGCATCGCGTTGTCGCTGCGGCGTTTCGACGGTTGCATCCTGCCCGTGGCGCCGTGCTCGCTCGCCTGGGCCCGCATGGCGCTGCAGCAAGCGCGGGACGCGCTGACGACGCCCATCCTGCTCCTCATCCACGACGTCAAGGCGCCCGCGATCCTGGACCTGCTGAGCCTGGGCGCCGCGGACTTCATCGGTCAGCCGGTCTGCCCGGAAAGCATGCGGGTGCGGCTGGCCCGCCTGGCCCGCCCCGGCGCCGCCCGGCCAGGCAGCGTGGCGGGCGGGGTCCACGAACGCCAGGTCAGCTACCTGGGCGCCCCAGTCGAGGCGGACCGGGCCATGCCGGCCTTGGCGCCGGCCCATGCGATGCGTGCCCACCGCGCAGCGGGGGCCGTCCCGACGCCCTGGGCCGCCGCGCCGCATGCGCGGCCCCGGATGCCCGCCGACATCGTCGAGCAGGCGTTGAACACCATGCGCCATCAATACAGAAGATCCGCCCCGGAGACATTCCGCGCGGCCAAGGCGCAGGTCGTGAACGGCTTCGAGCGCGAATACATCCGGCATGCGCTGTCGCGCCACGGGGGCAACGTCGCGCAGGCGGCGCGCGCCTGCGCCAAGCACCGGCGGGCATTCTGGGCGCTGATGCGCAAGCACGGCATCGACGCCGCGCCTTATCGCCAGGCCGCGCTGGCAGTGGGGCGCGTCAGCATGGAGGACTGA
- the atpE gene encoding F0F1 ATP synthase subunit C — MTNVAFVALACGLIIGLGAIGACIGIALMGGKYLEASARQPELMNALQTKMFLLAGLIDAAFLIGVGIAMLFAFANPFVG, encoded by the coding sequence ATGACCAACGTCGCTTTCGTTGCCCTCGCTTGCGGTCTTATCATCGGTCTGGGCGCTATCGGCGCTTGCATCGGCATCGCACTGATGGGCGGCAAGTATCTGGAAGCTTCGGCTCGTCAGCCTGAACTGATGAACGCTCTGCAAACGAAGATGTTCCTGCTGGCTGGCCTGATCGACGCGGCATTCCTGATCGGCGTGGGTATCGCCATGCTGTTCGCCTTCGCCAACCCGTTCGTCGGCTAA
- the hemE gene encoding uroporphyrinogen decarboxylase gives MSAPRLKNDVFLRALMREPVPYTPIWLMRQAGRYLPEYRETRARAGSFMGLAQNPDYASEVTLQPLERYDLDAAILFSDILTVPHAMGLGLDFAEGEGPRFAHPIRTEEDVARLAVPDMDKLRYVFDAVSVIRRDLDGKVPLIGFAGSPWTIACYMVEGKGSDDYRLIKTLLYSRPDLLHRILEINAEATLQYLNGQIAAGAQAVMLFDSWGGVLADGLFQQFSLAYTRKVVAGLTREHEGRRVPVIVFTKGGGQWLEDIAACGSDAVGLDWTVDLAAARRRTGDSVAFQGNLDPMALFGGASAIRAEARRVLDAFGPVGKGGHVFNLGHGISRFTPPEAVAELVDEVHQYSRALHA, from the coding sequence GTGTCTGCTCCCCGTTTGAAGAACGATGTGTTCCTGCGCGCCCTGATGCGCGAACCCGTGCCGTATACCCCCATCTGGCTCATGCGCCAGGCGGGTCGCTATCTGCCCGAGTACCGCGAAACGCGCGCGCGCGCGGGCTCCTTCATGGGCCTGGCGCAGAACCCGGACTACGCCTCGGAAGTCACGCTGCAGCCGCTGGAACGCTATGACCTGGACGCGGCCATCCTGTTTTCCGACATCCTGACCGTGCCTCACGCCATGGGCCTGGGCCTGGACTTCGCCGAAGGCGAGGGCCCGCGCTTTGCGCATCCCATTCGTACCGAAGAGGACGTGGCGCGCCTGGCCGTGCCCGACATGGACAAGCTGCGCTATGTCTTTGACGCGGTCAGCGTGATCCGCCGCGATCTGGACGGCAAGGTGCCGCTGATCGGCTTTGCCGGCAGTCCCTGGACGATCGCCTGTTACATGGTCGAAGGCAAGGGCAGCGACGACTACCGCCTGATCAAGACCCTGCTGTATTCGCGCCCCGATCTGCTGCACCGCATCCTCGAGATCAATGCCGAAGCCACCCTGCAATACCTGAACGGCCAGATCGCCGCGGGCGCCCAGGCCGTGATGCTGTTCGATAGTTGGGGCGGCGTGCTGGCTGACGGCCTGTTCCAGCAGTTCTCGCTGGCGTACACCCGGAAAGTCGTGGCGGGCCTGACGCGCGAGCATGAAGGCCGGCGCGTGCCGGTCATTGTGTTCACCAAGGGCGGCGGCCAGTGGCTCGAAGACATCGCGGCCTGTGGCAGCGACGCGGTCGGCCTGGACTGGACGGTGGACCTGGCGGCAGCCCGCCGCCGTACCGGCGACTCGGTCGCGTTCCAGGGCAATCTGGATCCGATGGCGCTCTTCGGCGGCGCAAGCGCCATCCGCGCGGAAGCGCGCCGCGTGCTGGACGCCTTCGGGCCGGTGGGCAAGGGCGGCCATGTCTTCAATCTGGGGCACGGCATTTCCCGCTTCACTCCGCCAGAAGCCGTAGCTGAATTGGTCGATGAAGTCCACCAGTACAGCCGCGCCCTCCACGCGTAA
- a CDS encoding F0F1 ATP synthase subunit B — protein sequence MNLNATIIFQMLVFFVLGWFTMKFVWPPLTKAMDERRQKIADGLAAAEKGKADLAQAQARVSLIEASAKSENHARIIEAEKQAASLIEQARREAEAERARIVAQAAQDAAQEVQRAREALRDDVAALAVKGAEQILKREVDARAHAELLNQLRAQL from the coding sequence GTGAATCTGAACGCGACGATCATTTTCCAGATGCTCGTGTTCTTCGTTCTGGGCTGGTTCACGATGAAATTCGTGTGGCCTCCCCTGACGAAGGCGATGGACGAGCGCCGCCAAAAAATCGCCGACGGCCTGGCCGCCGCCGAGAAGGGCAAAGCCGACCTGGCTCAAGCCCAGGCGCGCGTCAGTCTGATCGAGGCTTCTGCCAAGTCCGAAAACCACGCCCGCATCATCGAGGCCGAGAAGCAAGCCGCCTCCCTGATCGAGCAGGCCCGCCGCGAAGCGGAAGCCGAACGTGCCCGCATCGTGGCGCAGGCTGCCCAGGATGCCGCGCAGGAAGTCCAGCGTGCCCGTGAAGCACTGCGCGACGACGTTGCCGCGTTGGCCGTCAAGGGTGCTGAACAGATCCTCAAGCGCGAGGTTGACGCCCGCGCACACGCCGAGCTGCTGAACCAGCTCCGCGCGCAGCTCTAA
- the atpG gene encoding F0F1 ATP synthase subunit gamma, which translates to MPGIKEIRTKIKSVQNTRKITKAMEMVAASKMRKAQERMRAGRPYATKVREIAAHLMQANPEYSHPYLVEREIKAVGVVMVTTDKGLCGGLNTNITRVTLAKLKEFEKNGVAVQATAFGNKGVGVLTRIGAKLVSQEVQLGDKPQLDRLLGAIKVQLDAYLEGRIDALYVASTRFVNTMKQEPLFLRLLPLASGLEDPYQTGAESLAKTSEVKSEYSWDYIYEPDARSVIDDLLQRYVEGLLYQAVAENMASEQSARMVAMKAASDNAKKVIGDLQLVYNKTRQAAITKEISEIVGGAAAV; encoded by the coding sequence ATGCCCGGAATTAAGGAAATCCGAACCAAGATCAAGAGCGTGCAAAACACGCGCAAGATCACCAAGGCGATGGAAATGGTCGCCGCATCCAAGATGCGCAAGGCGCAGGAACGGATGCGTGCCGGCCGTCCGTACGCCACCAAGGTGCGCGAGATTGCTGCGCACCTGATGCAGGCCAATCCCGAGTACAGCCACCCGTACCTGGTCGAACGCGAAATCAAGGCGGTCGGCGTGGTCATGGTGACGACCGACAAGGGTTTGTGCGGCGGCTTGAACACCAACATCACCCGCGTGACGTTGGCCAAGCTGAAAGAGTTCGAGAAAAACGGCGTCGCCGTGCAAGCGACCGCTTTCGGCAACAAGGGCGTGGGTGTGCTGACCCGTATCGGCGCCAAACTGGTTTCCCAGGAAGTGCAACTGGGCGACAAGCCGCAACTGGACCGCCTGCTGGGCGCGATCAAGGTGCAGCTGGACGCCTACCTGGAAGGCCGTATCGACGCGCTGTACGTGGCCTCGACCCGCTTCGTCAACACGATGAAGCAAGAGCCCCTGTTCCTGCGTCTGCTGCCCCTGGCCAGCGGTTTGGAAGATCCGTACCAGACGGGCGCCGAAAGCCTGGCCAAGACCTCGGAAGTGAAGTCGGAATACAGCTGGGATTACATCTACGAACCCGACGCCCGTAGCGTGATCGACGACCTGCTGCAGCGTTACGTTGAAGGCCTGCTGTACCAAGCCGTGGCCGAGAACATGGCTTCGGAGCAGTCGGCCCGGATGGTCGCCATGAAGGCGGCGTCGGACAACGCCAAGAAGGTCATCGGCGATCTGCAACTGGTCTACAACAAGACCCGTCAGGCCGCGATCACCAAAGAAATTTCGGAAATCGTAGGGGGCGCTGCCGCCGTTTGA
- a CDS encoding F0F1 ATP synthase subunit delta has translation MAELSTVARPYAEALFSAARDDKAGLPAWADLVSEMSQVASNPDVREAMADPRLGDKQRVDLFTGLIKADLPQAARNFIELLVENDRLLLLPEIASQFVALRNRHEGTAQAEITSAFELSDAQVKDLIVALEQKFGLKLKPSVTVDPSLIGGVRVAVGDQVLDTSVQAQLVRMRDQLAA, from the coding sequence ATGGCTGAACTTTCCACTGTTGCCCGGCCCTACGCTGAAGCCCTCTTCAGCGCAGCGCGCGACGACAAGGCCGGTCTGCCGGCGTGGGCCGACCTGGTCAGCGAAATGTCGCAGGTCGCCTCCAACCCCGACGTGCGCGAGGCCATGGCCGACCCGCGTCTGGGCGACAAGCAGCGCGTCGACCTGTTTACCGGCCTGATCAAGGCCGATTTGCCGCAAGCCGCCCGCAATTTCATCGAGCTGCTGGTCGAAAACGACCGGCTGCTGCTGCTGCCCGAGATCGCCTCGCAATTCGTCGCGCTGCGGAATCGTCACGAAGGCACGGCGCAGGCGGAAATCACCAGCGCGTTCGAGCTGAGCGATGCCCAGGTCAAGGACCTGATCGTCGCGCTCGAACAAAAATTCGGCCTCAAGCTCAAGCCCAGCGTTACCGTCGACCCGTCGCTGATCGGCGGCGTGCGCGTGGCCGTCGGCGACCAGGTGCTCGATACTTCCGTACAAGCCCAATTGGTCCGCATGCGCGATCAGCTCGCCGCTTAA
- the atpD gene encoding F0F1 ATP synthase subunit beta has translation MSNGTIVQCIGAVVDIQFPRDQMPKIYEALTLADEGSSFAEKGLTLEVQQQLGDGVVRTIALGSSDGLRRGMKVTGTGAPISVPVGTGTLGRIMDVLGRPIDEAGPIQHDEKRGIHQAAPRFDELSPSVELLETGIKVIDLVCPFAKGGKVGLFGGAGVGKTVNMMELINNIAKQHSGLSVFAGVGERTREGNDFYHEMEESNVLDKVAMVFGQMNEPPGNRLRVALTGLTMAEKFRDEGRDILFFVDNIYRYTLAGTEVSALLGRMPSAVGYQPTLAEEMGKLQERITSTKTGSITSIQAVYVPADDLTDPSPATTFQHLDSTVVLSRDIAALGIYPAVDPLDSSSRQLDPQVVGEEHYAVARGVQQTLQRYKELRDIIAILGMDELSPEDKQAVARARKIQRFLSQPFHVAEVFTGSPGKYVPLAETIRGFKMIVNGECDALPEQAFYMVGSIDEAFEKAKKLQ, from the coding sequence ATGAGCAACGGAACCATCGTTCAGTGCATCGGCGCCGTGGTGGATATTCAGTTCCCCCGCGATCAAATGCCCAAGATCTATGAAGCGCTTACTCTGGCCGACGAGGGTTCCTCGTTCGCCGAAAAGGGTCTGACGCTGGAAGTGCAGCAACAGTTGGGCGACGGCGTGGTGCGTACCATTGCGCTGGGCTCCAGCGACGGCCTGCGCCGCGGCATGAAGGTCACCGGCACGGGCGCCCCGATCTCGGTGCCCGTCGGCACCGGCACGCTGGGCCGCATCATGGACGTGCTGGGTCGTCCCATCGACGAAGCCGGCCCGATCCAGCACGACGAAAAGCGTGGCATCCACCAAGCCGCTCCCCGTTTCGACGAACTGTCGCCGTCGGTGGAACTGCTGGAAACCGGCATCAAGGTGATTGACCTGGTTTGCCCGTTCGCCAAGGGCGGCAAGGTCGGCCTGTTCGGCGGCGCCGGCGTGGGCAAGACCGTCAACATGATGGAACTGATCAACAACATCGCCAAGCAGCACAGCGGCTTGTCGGTGTTCGCCGGCGTGGGTGAGCGTACCCGTGAAGGCAACGACTTCTACCACGAAATGGAAGAGTCCAACGTTCTGGACAAGGTCGCCATGGTGTTCGGTCAGATGAACGAACCCCCCGGCAACCGTCTGCGCGTGGCGCTGACCGGCCTGACGATGGCCGAGAAGTTCCGCGACGAAGGCCGCGACATCCTGTTCTTCGTGGACAACATCTACCGCTACACGCTGGCCGGTACCGAAGTGTCCGCACTGCTGGGCCGTATGCCGTCCGCCGTGGGTTACCAGCCCACGCTGGCCGAAGAAATGGGCAAGCTGCAAGAGCGCATCACGTCGACCAAGACCGGCTCGATCACCTCGATCCAGGCCGTGTACGTCCCTGCGGACGACTTGACCGACCCGTCGCCTGCCACGACCTTCCAGCATTTGGACTCGACCGTCGTGCTGTCGCGTGACATCGCCGCCCTGGGTATCTACCCGGCCGTGGACCCGCTGGATTCGTCCAGCCGCCAGCTCGACCCGCAAGTCGTCGGCGAAGAGCACTACGCCGTGGCCCGTGGTGTGCAGCAGACGCTGCAGCGCTACAAGGAACTGCGCGACATCATCGCGATTCTGGGCATGGACGAACTGTCGCCGGAAGACAAGCAGGCCGTGGCCCGCGCGCGCAAGATCCAGCGCTTCCTGTCGCAGCCGTTCCACGTTGCTGAAGTGTTCACCGGCTCGCCCGGCAAGTACGTTCCGCTGGCCGAAACCATCCGTGGTTTCAAGATGATCGTGAACGGCGAATGCGACGCGCTGCCGGAACAGGCTTTCTACATGGTCGGTTCGATCGACGAGGCCTTCGAGAAGGCCAAGAAACTGCAATAA
- the atpA gene encoding F0F1 ATP synthase subunit alpha, whose product MQLNPSEISELLKSRIEGLGASADVRTQGTVVSVTDGITRIHGLSDVMQGEMLEFPNNVFGLALNLERDSVGAVILGDYTGVSEGDQVKTTGRILEVPVGPELKGRVVNTLGEPIDGKGPVNAKATDIIEKVAPGVIARRSVSQPLQTGIKAIDSMVPIGRGQRELIIGDRQTGKTAVAVDTIISQKGKGVTCVYVAIGQKASTINNVVRKLEEHGAMEYTIVVAASASDSAAMQYLAAYAGCTMGEYFRDRGEDALIVYDDLTKQAWAYRQVSLLLRRPPGREAYPGDVFYLHSRLLERAARVNEEYVEKFTDGAVKGKTGSLTALPIIETQAGDVSAFVPTNVISITDGQIFLETDLFNAGVRPAINAGISVSRVGGAAQTKVVKKLSGGIRTDLAQYRELAAFAQFASDLDDATRRQLERGKRVVELLKQPQYQPLQVWELAVTLYTVNNGYLDDVDVAQVLSFEKSLKDQLKAKHAALIQRIEDTKELSKDDEAELASTIQEFKKHGAF is encoded by the coding sequence ATGCAACTCAATCCCTCCGAGATCAGCGAACTGCTCAAGAGCCGCATCGAGGGCCTGGGCGCTTCGGCTGATGTCCGTACTCAGGGCACCGTCGTGTCCGTGACCGACGGTATTACCCGCATCCACGGCCTGTCGGACGTGATGCAGGGCGAAATGCTCGAATTCCCCAACAACGTTTTCGGTCTGGCGCTCAACCTCGAGCGTGATTCCGTCGGCGCCGTGATTCTGGGCGACTACACCGGCGTTTCCGAAGGCGACCAGGTCAAGACGACCGGCCGCATTCTGGAAGTCCCGGTCGGTCCGGAACTGAAAGGCCGCGTGGTCAACACGCTGGGCGAGCCGATCGACGGCAAGGGCCCGGTCAACGCCAAGGCCACCGACATCATCGAAAAAGTGGCGCCTGGCGTTATCGCCCGCCGCTCGGTGTCGCAGCCGCTGCAAACCGGCATCAAGGCTATCGACTCGATGGTTCCCATCGGCCGTGGCCAGCGCGAACTGATCATTGGCGACCGCCAGACCGGCAAGACCGCCGTGGCCGTCGACACGATCATCAGCCAGAAGGGCAAGGGCGTCACCTGCGTGTACGTCGCCATCGGCCAGAAGGCTTCGACGATCAACAACGTGGTCCGCAAGCTCGAAGAGCACGGCGCGATGGAATACACCATCGTCGTGGCTGCCTCGGCTTCCGACTCCGCCGCCATGCAGTACCTGGCCGCCTACGCCGGCTGCACGATGGGCGAATACTTCCGCGATCGCGGCGAAGACGCCCTGATCGTCTATGACGACCTGACCAAGCAAGCCTGGGCCTATCGCCAGGTCTCGCTGCTGCTGCGCCGTCCGCCGGGCCGCGAAGCCTACCCGGGCGACGTGTTCTACCTGCACTCGCGCCTGCTCGAGCGTGCTGCTCGCGTCAACGAAGAATACGTCGAGAAGTTCACCGACGGCGCCGTCAAGGGCAAGACCGGCTCGCTGACCGCGCTGCCGATCATCGAAACCCAGGCAGGCGACGTGTCGGCCTTCGTTCCGACCAACGTGATCTCGATCACCGACGGCCAGATCTTCCTGGAAACCGACCTGTTCAACGCCGGTGTCCGCCCCGCCATCAACGCCGGTATCTCGGTGTCGCGCGTCGGTGGCGCTGCCCAGACCAAGGTCGTCAAGAAGCTGTCCGGCGGTATCCGTACCGACCTGGCGCAGTACCGTGAACTGGCCGCCTTCGCGCAGTTCGCCTCCGACCTGGACGACGCGACCCGTCGCCAGTTGGAACGCGGCAAGCGCGTGGTGGAACTGCTCAAGCAGCCGCAATACCAGCCGCTGCAAGTGTGGGAACTGGCTGTCACGCTGTACACGGTCAACAACGGCTACCTGGATGACGTGGACGTGGCCCAAGTGCTGTCGTTCGAGAAGTCGCTGAAGGATCAGTTGAAGGCCAAGCACGCTGCCCTGATCCAGCGCATCGAAGACACCAAGGAACTGTCCAAGGACGACGAGGCCGAACTGGCTTCGACCATCCAGGAATTCAAGAAGCACGGTGCTTTTTAA